In the Pararge aegeria chromosome 16, ilParAegt1.1, whole genome shotgun sequence genome, TTTTCTGAAGTTATCTCGCAGTTTCTTCCAACGATCCTGGCACTGCGTCACTGGAAAGAacagaaatgaaaaattaataacataactcttttttattttatagttcgtTTTGGTACGGCAgtcttatatttctattttgtgtgtttgttttatttttacagattcCTCATCACTGGTTGCAGTTTCAAAAACTTGTCATTTAATTTTCGAATGGGAATTTCTACAGTTCATTCAATTATTCATGAGACAATCAGAGTAATTTGTGATGTTTTGATGCCCATAGTTATGCAGATGCCAGATGAAGAAATGTGGGAAAAGGTTTCACgtgatttctttaatatttggaATTTTCCTAACTGTTTGGGCGCTATAGACGGAAAGCATGTCAATATACAGGCACCAGATAATAGTGGAAgcttatactataattataaaaactttttcagtACAGTGTTACTAGCTGTGGTCGACGCgaaatacagttttttaattgttgatgtCGGATCATATGGTAAAAATAGCGACGGCGGAATTTTACAGAATtcaaaattttggaaaaaactCAACACCAATAAGTTAAAGCTGCCCCCAAATAAACCTCTACCTAGTACCACTGAAAGCTTACCACATGTTTTTATAGGAGACGAGGCATTTCCTTTGAGCAATAATATATTGCGGCCGTATCCAAGAGAACAAGCAAGAacagaattatcaaaaaaagtatttaatctgCGTTTAAGCAGGGCAAGAAAAGTCGTAGAATGTGCATTTGGAATGCTAACTCaaagatttgaaatttatcaaaaacgAATGAAAATTCAGCCGAAGTACtgtgatttaattatattagcaactacatgtttacataattttttaatagaaaatcggACGCCAGGACAAGAGAATGAATTTCAcagcaatataaatttattaacagcAATAACagacaataataatgaaaacagtTCTAATAGCGACGCAGTTCTAACCACAAGGAATAaatttaaggattatttttcaTCAAGTGGTGCTTTAGATTGGCAAGATCAAGTGGCTACGCGAGTttcttaagttatatttaataaaaattgtctaCTACATAAGTATATTCTAACGATCAGATACTCAAACGAGTTTTTAAAGTAAGGGCGCATTTAAACTCATGTTATTcctattttgactttgaatctaACACGTCGCAGCACGAGTTTAAGAAGCCCTTGCTTTAAAATTCGTTTGAGTATCTG is a window encoding:
- the LOC120630417 gene encoding protein ANTAGONIST OF LIKE HETEROCHROMATIN PROTEIN 1-like isoform X1; this encodes MDLDSSDEEIYLLARLLEIEHRKRKRKRKQIWVKHIWKNRLIHGEFHTIFEELKRDSLKFYEYYRMEYWQFLKLTDLLRVHITKKTTNYRCTITAEERLTVTLRFLITGCSFKNLSFNFRMGISTVHSIIHETIRVICDVLMPIVMQMPDEEMWEKVSRDFFNIWNFPNCLGAIDGKHVNIQAPDNSGSLYYNYKNFFSTVLLAVVDAKYSFLIVDVGSYGKNSDGGILQNSKFWKKLNTNKLKLPPNKPLPSTTESLPHVFIGDEAFPLSNNILRPYPREQARTELSKKVFNLRLSRARKVVECAFGMLTQRFEIYQKRMKIQPKYCDLIILATTCLHNFLIENRTPGQENEFHSNINLLTAITDNNNENSSNSDAVLTTRNKFKDYFSSSGALDWQDQVATRVS